From Burkholderia sp. WP9, a single genomic window includes:
- a CDS encoding mannose-1-phosphate guanylyltransferase/mannose-6-phosphate isomerase, translating into MLNTSTDEAVVRAGDSRSVPTEQVFSAASVRLVPVVLAGGAGSRLWPISREQYPKQLIDVLGSESLLQATVQRMKGFGAHGRLVGAPIVICGEEHRFVTAEQLRERGVEARIVVEPARRDTAPALTLATTTACADGDDAIVLVMPADHAIVDVAAFQVAVAQAAEHAERGAIVALGVPPTRAETGFGYIKLGDEISGEAHRIERFVEKPAAEIAAQYVASGQYWWNSGIFVLRASVWLATLKRLQPAMYDACLQAQAQGSSDASFFRPGAEAFKSCPADSIDYAVMEHLGAQQGMAEGVVVPLSAGWSDLGSWDAVWDALEKDGDGNASHGRVVFEGATSSFARSEKRLIACVGVSNVVVVETDDAVLVVDRSRVQEVKSVVSRMRALQAPEAEVHRKVRRPWGYYDSVDHGERFQVKRILVNPGGRLSLQLHHHRAEHWIVVSGTALVTRGDEEFLLSENQSTFIPLGVTHRLENPGKLPLELIEVQSGPYLGEDDIVRFDDTYGRA; encoded by the coding sequence ATGCTGAACACCTCAACGGATGAAGCTGTTGTGCGCGCTGGTGACAGCAGGTCGGTTCCGACGGAACAGGTGTTCTCCGCGGCGTCCGTCCGGCTTGTTCCGGTGGTGCTCGCAGGTGGCGCCGGTTCACGGCTGTGGCCCATTTCGCGTGAGCAGTATCCGAAGCAGCTAATTGACGTACTCGGTTCGGAATCGCTGCTGCAAGCTACCGTGCAGCGGATGAAGGGCTTCGGCGCGCATGGGCGATTGGTGGGTGCTCCGATTGTTATCTGTGGAGAGGAGCACCGTTTCGTGACGGCGGAACAGTTGCGTGAACGGGGTGTCGAGGCGCGCATCGTGGTGGAACCGGCTCGTCGCGATACTGCACCTGCACTGACGTTGGCGACCACGACTGCGTGCGCGGATGGGGATGATGCGATTGTGCTGGTCATGCCGGCGGACCACGCGATCGTCGACGTCGCTGCTTTCCAGGTGGCAGTCGCTCAAGCCGCAGAGCACGCCGAGCGCGGTGCGATCGTGGCACTGGGCGTGCCGCCCACGCGTGCCGAGACGGGCTTCGGCTATATCAAGCTTGGCGACGAGATTAGTGGCGAGGCGCATCGCATCGAGCGTTTCGTCGAAAAACCCGCAGCGGAGATCGCTGCCCAATACGTGGCGTCGGGTCAGTACTGGTGGAACAGCGGCATCTTTGTTTTGCGCGCGAGTGTATGGCTTGCGACGCTCAAGCGCCTCCAACCGGCAATGTATGACGCGTGTCTTCAAGCGCAGGCGCAGGGTTCCAGCGACGCTTCGTTCTTCAGGCCGGGCGCTGAAGCATTCAAGTCGTGCCCGGCCGACTCGATCGACTACGCGGTGATGGAACACCTCGGGGCGCAACAAGGCATGGCGGAAGGTGTCGTAGTCCCGCTCAGCGCGGGCTGGTCCGACCTCGGTTCGTGGGATGCAGTCTGGGATGCACTGGAGAAAGACGGTGACGGAAATGCTTCCCATGGTCGGGTCGTTTTCGAGGGGGCCACGTCCAGCTTCGCTCGTTCGGAGAAGCGTCTGATCGCATGCGTTGGCGTGAGCAACGTGGTGGTGGTTGAAACGGACGACGCCGTGCTGGTGGTCGACCGTTCCCGTGTTCAGGAAGTGAAGAGCGTGGTCAGCCGGATGCGGGCATTGCAGGCCCCTGAAGCCGAGGTTCATCGCAAGGTTCGACGCCCGTGGGGTTATTACGATTCGGTCGATCATGGCGAGCGCTTCCAGGTCAAGCGGATCCTGGTCAATCCCGGCGGTCGCCTGTCGCTGCAACTGCATCACCACCGCGCGGAGCATTGGATCGTGGTGAGTGGCACTGCTTTGGTCACGCGTGGGGACGAAGAATTTCTGTTGAGCGAGAACCAGTCGACTTTCATTCCATTGGGCGTGACGCATCGACTCGAGAACCCGGGGAAGCTGCCGCTCGAATTGATCGAAGTTCAGTCCGGGCCGTATCTCGGTGAAGACGACATTGTTCGTTTTGATGATACATACGGGCGGGCGTGA
- the rfbC gene encoding dTDP-4-dehydrorhamnose 3,5-epimerase: MAIQVKHTAIRDVKLIEPRIVHDANGISFDSFDQEEFEEHVARGYRFVQERHTVYPHNVLCGLHYQIQRPQGKLVRVVNGEVVNVAVDLRRWSPSFGRHISARLSAANCHQLWIPPGFAHGFLVLSDVAEVLGKTTERGLAEHERTLQWDDPDIAIEWDLKTAPITSERDSVGTRFSMAEVY; the protein is encoded by the coding sequence ATGGCAATCCAGGTCAAGCACACGGCAATTCGCGACGTCAAACTGATCGAGCCACGCATTGTTCACGATGCAAACGGCATTTCGTTCGACAGCTTCGATCAGGAGGAATTCGAGGAACACGTAGCGCGTGGCTATCGTTTTGTGCAGGAACGTCATACCGTTTACCCCCACAACGTATTGTGTGGTCTGCACTATCAGATTCAACGGCCACAGGGAAAGCTGGTGCGCGTCGTCAATGGAGAAGTCGTGAACGTCGCGGTCGATCTGCGCCGTTGGTCGCCCAGCTTCGGCCGTCATATCAGCGCGCGACTTTCGGCTGCCAACTGTCATCAGCTATGGATTCCGCCTGGCTTCGCGCACGGTTTTCTGGTGCTGTCGGACGTGGCGGAGGTTCTCGGCAAGACTACCGAACGCGGTTTAGCGGAGCACGAACGCACGCTGCAGTGGGACGACCCGGATATCGCTATTGAGTGGGATCTGAAAACCGCGCCGATCACGTCGGAGCGCGATTCCGTGGGTACTCGCTTCAGCATGGCTGAAGTGTACTGA
- a CDS encoding helix-turn-helix domain-containing protein has translation MAGFFSRASRHAAQPQVLHGVRSVKRIGITLFNGFALPEAATVAEIFQSANAFCTSMRIGGPLYDVHLLSVGGGRIASSSSVFVWTDSIESRGRADDFHALFIAGGAGVQNMLSEERLIAWLRWLDLRSERIFPIAEGQLLLDAAEFPSKSRKFGLGEDAHTIDQRGLKVSIPHRSNTPLRGALTIIEEDLGAEVAREITGVVRLRFEAQFTAAPNKNVLGVVSEKIQSSVQWLEMNCGRAITIEEAAQFVAMSERNFLRRFKMEMGVTPSDYLLYVRIDRCRHLLSETDLPVDKIARRCGMGSGGQLSKVFRRYLGVTPTEYRASKRAFNPA, from the coding sequence ATGGCAGGTTTCTTTTCCCGTGCTAGTCGCCATGCGGCTCAGCCTCAGGTGTTACATGGCGTTCGCTCGGTGAAACGCATCGGGATAACTCTTTTCAATGGATTCGCGCTGCCGGAGGCCGCCACGGTAGCGGAAATCTTTCAGTCGGCTAATGCATTCTGTACCTCCATGCGCATTGGTGGCCCGCTCTACGATGTTCATTTGCTCTCGGTAGGCGGTGGAAGAATAGCGAGTTCATCGTCGGTGTTCGTCTGGACCGACAGTATCGAATCACGCGGTCGCGCTGACGATTTTCACGCACTCTTCATTGCCGGCGGCGCCGGCGTTCAAAACATGTTAAGCGAGGAGCGTCTCATTGCATGGCTGCGCTGGCTCGACTTGCGAAGCGAAAGGATTTTTCCAATTGCCGAAGGACAGTTGCTTCTGGATGCCGCCGAATTCCCGAGCAAGTCCCGCAAATTCGGCCTTGGCGAAGACGCTCATACGATTGACCAGCGCGGATTGAAAGTGTCGATTCCACACCGATCCAATACTCCGCTGCGTGGAGCACTTACGATAATTGAAGAAGACCTTGGAGCAGAAGTCGCGCGCGAGATCACAGGAGTGGTCAGATTGCGCTTTGAGGCGCAGTTTACTGCCGCGCCAAACAAAAACGTGCTCGGCGTGGTGAGCGAAAAAATTCAGTCTTCGGTGCAGTGGCTGGAGATGAATTGCGGCAGGGCGATCACGATTGAAGAAGCGGCGCAGTTCGTCGCGATGAGCGAGCGCAATTTCCTGCGTCGCTTCAAGATGGAAATGGGCGTGACGCCGTCAGACTATCTTCTCTACGTTCGTATCGATAGGTGTCGCCACCTTCTGTCGGAAACGGATCTGCCTGTCGACAAGATCGCGCGACGTTGCGGTATGGGCAGCGGCGGCCAGCTCTCGAAAGTATTTCGCCGGTATCTTGGCGTGACGCCGACCGAGTACCGCGCGAGCAAGCGCGCTTTCAACCCGGCTTGA